Proteins from a single region of Nocardiopsis dassonvillei subsp. dassonvillei DSM 43111:
- a CDS encoding R2-like ligand-binding oxidase: MPVSPAPPPPSPARRRTGFHSLRGGGLNWDSLPLKLFAKGNARFWNPADIDLSRDAEDWEGLGEGARARILRLCAFFVAGEEAVTEDIQPFLRAMAAEGRLGDEMYLTQFAFEEARHVQAFRLWLDALGVHEDLHGYVDANPGYRTLFYEELPSSLEALLEDPSPRNQVRASVTYNHVIEGSLALTGYYAWNHLCTALDVFPGMRRIVRMIGDDERRHMAWGTFTCRRHVAADDANWDVVRDRLDELLPHVTSTVERGEEPSGDPATRRYELPPGELVRYAGDRALRRLGAIGSARGVPVSRIDLDATPEDLEERFGEEDREAVRRLAARD; the protein is encoded by the coding sequence ATGCCCGTCTCCCCCGCCCCGCCCCCGCCCTCTCCCGCGCGGCGCCGCACCGGCTTCCACTCGCTCCGGGGCGGCGGCCTGAACTGGGACTCCCTCCCTCTCAAGCTGTTCGCCAAGGGCAACGCCCGGTTCTGGAACCCGGCCGACATCGACCTGAGCCGGGACGCCGAGGACTGGGAGGGGCTGGGAGAGGGGGCCCGGGCGCGGATCCTGCGGCTGTGCGCGTTCTTCGTGGCGGGAGAGGAGGCGGTCACGGAGGACATCCAGCCCTTCCTGCGGGCCATGGCCGCGGAGGGGCGGCTGGGCGACGAGATGTACCTGACCCAGTTCGCTTTCGAGGAGGCCAGGCACGTCCAGGCGTTCCGGCTGTGGCTGGACGCGCTCGGGGTCCACGAGGACCTGCACGGGTACGTGGACGCCAACCCGGGGTACCGGACGCTGTTCTACGAGGAGCTGCCCAGCTCGCTGGAGGCGCTGCTGGAGGACCCGAGCCCCCGCAACCAGGTGCGCGCCTCGGTGACCTACAACCACGTCATCGAGGGCTCGCTGGCGCTGACCGGGTACTACGCCTGGAACCACCTGTGCACGGCGCTCGACGTCTTCCCGGGGATGCGCCGGATCGTGCGCATGATCGGCGACGACGAGCGGCGCCACATGGCGTGGGGCACCTTCACCTGTCGCCGCCACGTCGCGGCCGACGACGCCAACTGGGACGTGGTGCGCGATCGGCTGGACGAACTGCTGCCGCACGTGACGTCCACGGTGGAACGCGGTGAGGAGCCCTCGGGCGACCCGGCGACCCGCCGCTACGAACTGCCTCCGGGCGAACTGGTCCGCTACGCGGGCGACCGCGCGCTGCGCCGCCTCGGCGCGATCGGGTCCGCGCGCGGGGTGCCCGTGTCGCGCATCGACCTGGACGCCACGCCCGAGGACCTGGAGGAGCGGTTCGGCGAGGAGGACCGGGAGGCCGTGCGGAGGCTGGCGGCCCGGGACTGA